In the genome of Gloeotrichia echinulata CP02, one region contains:
- a CDS encoding succinate dehydrogenase/fumarate reductase iron-sulfur subunit, protein MDILFKVIRQQQNSSPVVQTYLLEAEPGNTILDCLNRIKWEQDGTLAFRKNCRNTICGSCAIRINGRSALACKENVGSEIARLQNISSSEPQKNTIPEITVAPLGNMPVIKDLIVDMNSFWNNLEAVTPYVSTAARQVPEREFLQTPEERSRLDQTGNCIMCGACYSECNAREVDPNFVGPHALAKAYRMVADGRDRQTETRLENYNEGTKGVWGCTRCLYCDSVCPMEVAPLEQITKIKQEILSRKQASDSRTIRHRKVLIELVKAGGWIDERQFGLQVVGNYFRDLKGLLSLAPLGLRMIVRGKFPLSFESSQGTSQVRSLIESVQQLENK, encoded by the coding sequence ATGGACATTCTTTTTAAGGTCATTCGACAGCAGCAAAATTCCTCCCCTGTAGTGCAAACTTACCTTTTGGAGGCAGAACCTGGCAATACAATCTTGGATTGTCTCAATCGCATTAAGTGGGAGCAAGATGGGACTTTAGCATTTCGCAAAAATTGCCGCAATACCATTTGTGGTAGCTGCGCTATACGAATCAACGGACGTTCGGCTTTAGCTTGTAAGGAAAATGTTGGGAGCGAAATTGCCAGATTACAAAATATCTCATCGTCAGAACCTCAGAAAAATACTATTCCAGAAATTACGGTAGCGCCTTTAGGCAATATGCCCGTAATTAAGGATTTAATCGTAGATATGAACAGTTTTTGGAATAATCTCGAGGCGGTTACTCCTTATGTGAGTACAGCAGCAAGACAAGTTCCAGAAAGGGAATTTTTGCAAACACCAGAAGAGCGATCGCGCCTCGATCAGACTGGCAATTGTATCATGTGTGGAGCTTGTTATTCTGAATGCAACGCCCGTGAAGTTGATCCAAATTTTGTCGGACCTCACGCCCTAGCTAAAGCTTACCGCATGGTAGCAGACGGACGCGATCGCCAAACCGAAACTCGCCTAGAAAATTACAACGAAGGTACTAAAGGCGTTTGGGGTTGTACCCGTTGTTTATACTGCGACTCTGTTTGTCCAATGGAAGTCGCACCCCTAGAGCAAATCACCAAAATTAAACAAGAAATTCTCTCACGTAAACAAGCCAGTGACAGCCGCACAATTCGTCACCGCAAAGTATTAATAGAGTTAGTCAAAGCAGGTGGCTGGATTGATGAACGTCAATTTGGTTTACAAGTCGTAGGTAATTATTTTCGAGATTTAAAAGGATTGCTCAGTCTTGCACCCCTCGGCTTGCGGATGATAGTCAGGGGTAAATTCCCCCTCTCCTTTGAATCTTCCCAGGGAACTTCACAAGTGCGATCGCTCATCGAATCTGTACAACAGTTAGAAAATAAATAG